CTGCGCTCTGCTGAGGCCTACAGCCCAGAAACGGACAACTGGCATGCTGTTCCCTCCATGCTGAGCTGCCGCAGCAACTTCGGCATCGCGTTGATCGATGACCGTGTCTTTGTGGTCGGGGGCTTCAACGGCTCCTCCGCCGTCCGCGCCGTCGAGTGCTTCGATGTTGAAACGGGTGAGTGGTCTGATGCTCGAGACCTGGAGACCTCCGGCAGCGCCATGAGCTGTTGCGTGGTGCACGGACTGCCCAACCTGGCCGAGTACGCTTCACCTCATCACTCTGTGACACTCTCCCAGGTGGAGGAGCGCGAGGTGGAATGATGACTTCCATCTGACTATGAGCTGTGTTGTTGTGAAATAAATGTGTGCATCAAACTACAGCAGTGCTACTTTTACTAGTATTAATTAACATATTATCAGTTGTGTGACAAATTGTCAGCTAAAGGCAAAAGCTTATAAGAACTTTGATCTCCCATGTACAGTGAAAAAAAACAGTCCAAATGAGACTTGGTATAGTCACTTAGCATGAACCTTCATGAGTATTTGATATGTGTTACACAAACACTAGTGATGTCAGCtccatatacagtatatattctATATAGCAATATGGTTAAAGGTATCAAttttgaaaatgaaaataagTTTGATACAAAACTTTGGTCATCATAATAGACATATTACCGTAAAATGATGTAATGTCAGTCAAATCAGCTCCATGAACCACAAGGCATTATGTGACAtggcatttattttcacactgcaattacacaaacacaccccAAGCCTCAAAACATTTTATattgaaaaaacatttgttaacTTATCGGAAATTGTTTTTACCAATAACAAAATGTTTTCTAAAACAGGGGAGGGAAGTGTTTCTCTCTTCAACAAACAATTGCTTTACTTACAGCGTTGGCAGCAGCGGCTTAATTGTCACATTTAAATGtgaccaaataaaataaatacgtTACGTGATTAATTATTTAAGTGAAGTTAAtttcaatatattatagttttAAGGCTTACTAAAGAAGCACTGTACATAATGATTAGTGGATGTGGATCATTGGATTTCTGAAAGTATAACAACAAATCCTAGGACAATATGTGGATATATAAGGGGCTTAAAAAAAGACATTACACTGTATTGGCTTCGGTACTGGCTGATTCTTTCACAACAACATTGATGGAGCTCAATATATTCTTCAGTTTGTCGCTATCGAAGTTAACCAGCAGCACACAGGGGCCTGCGCTGGTGGGACTGAACTCAAAGCTGGCCTTGGCCTCCTGTTTGGGGCCCACAGCTTCAATCCTGCCGGAATCACAGACAATAAACATGAGCATCGCCAGACAACATTTTTTATCCAACATAACATATCCCACAGATCACAGAACATCATCTTATATTTTACTGTACCAAAAGGTGTTTCCACTGAAACAAGAATCATTGAGTGACCGTTTTTATGGAGAAGGACACTGTGGTTTCGGGGTGGTTTCGGGGTGTTTTTGTACAAGCTTTGCACAAACACTATCTTGTActttaacatttaaataaaccttAATATGAATTACAAGTAAAGCCATAAGGTGAAAAAACAGAAAACCTCAAATCAATATTTGAAGCATTAAACTGCTGAAAACAGTTATGATGTAGTCGACATACCTGGCAGTTAGAGGTTTGCCCTCAGTGAGGCCGACCCCCTCCACGGTGAAGCTGCAGTCCTGCAGGGGCTCTGGGAGAGGGTTCAGGAGGGTCAGTGAGGCCGTTACATTCTGCCTCACTGTGGCCTCTCCCAACAGCTGCAGAGAAGGGTTCAAGTACAGGTTTCATAATGTGAGAGGTGGTATAGGGTTGTAAATAATTAAAATCATGTAATTAAGTACCTGGGGGCAATACATAATGACAGGGATTTCTAGTTGAATATAAACTATTCTGCGATCTGCAATCAAAGCTACCAGAATCACATTTCAAGGTTCAATTCCccctgacatttaaaaaaagcgtAAGTTTGAGATTTCACTTATTTTCCAATGTCCTGTTATACATTGGAATGCTTTATGGTAAAGGCTTCAAAGCTGAATCAGAATGATTTAACTCTAACTCTAAAAGATGTGTGGCTTTCTAAACTGTACTAtcttacataaacaatgtatacaAGGGTTCAAGGATAATATGTTTTCATTCACACACGACTGCACAACAAAATGCATTTGTAGCCTAACCCTTTAAGCTACAGAACAAAAACAAATtggattttttaaaaattattattaaatatctgCTGTACTTTAAGTTCATGTATGCTGAAATCTTGCAACTCAAACTACtcaaaattatttatttatatttagtttttataAAATGTGAATCTGGAATACAGGTCTTTCACCTGTGCATTGCCCGTACCTTGATGTGTATTTCTGGCTCGTCCAGCACGATGGTCTTCTCAGCCTTATGGTAATTTGTGATCTGCTTGTCGATGGTGATGGCTGACACCTGGATCAACCTGTCGGAGGTGATCGCTGATCCATAACGCTCATACTCCAGTCTGAGGGACATGCGCCTTTCTGTAAAAATCACAACATACCTTAGGTTATTACAACTATTTTGATGCAATTACACCAGGGTTTGTGACGTGTTGTGTTCCCTGACCTTCTCCAGAGGGCACCTCCACTTTGTCTGAAGTGAATCCGCAGCTGTCTCCCAGTTTTCCGTTGTAGCCGACAGCCTTGGCGAAGAACAGGAAGGTGCAGATCCTCGCGTCCACGCAGTTGTTGGTGAGGATAGCGTGCACTTCAAAGTCCGAGCCCACTATCATGTTATCAGCCAGTTTGATCTTAAATGAGAGTTATaggattttttaaatgtcattcatTGTATAATAAGGACATAAGAATAACATAAATctcaatattttatatttttaatgaACCTGAATTAGTTGTGAATGATGTTGAAAATGATGATTCTTTGATCCTTGGAAAAGAATATGCTGATAGAACTGTTTATTCATTTCAAAGCTGATGCAGCATAGACACAATTAATttgatgtatatatttatataaagtgatactaaattaaatatatttcaaCTTTTGAACCTGGCGATTTTCTGCTGCTTTAAAAACGTTCATACATAAATTGTGACATCTCTTGATGTACAATTTATGTACATGTTTATAGTTATTTTCTatgatgtatgtatgtatagatgggaggctgtggctcagtggtctAGTGTGTTGATCTTTGTGAAGCACCTTCAGAtgacgttgtttttaaagtgtgctatataaatgaaatgtattattatttatcttcGACCATCCCCACGACAGTCAGCATgtcattgtgtccctgggcaagacacttcactgccctcagtattgaatgtatgtaagtcgctttcgGTAAAAGCGTCAAACAAGTGAGATGTAATGTACTATAATGTACAAGCGGTTGAAAAATGACACCTTGAGATGGAGCCCCGGCTCTTCTCCTCGCTGCAGTAGCTTGTTGTGATGCTGAGCCTTCTCATACACCTGCCTCTCCTCCTTTGAGCCTGAAAACCATCAGAGGTAATGAAACAATGTCTTAGCTTCTGGGTCAACAACAGGCTTTTCCCTTCAAATGCGACAAGATTGCATTCTCAAATTGAGGTAGTTGGGGCATTCTACATTTAAACAGTttgatatttatttaaaaaatacattgtGATTCTGTGTTTAGAGTCTTGCGTGTGTCTGTGTACATGTGACACAGCAGTACCTTCTAGATACTTGTACTGGTGTGTGATGTCGTGTCTATCATCCGAGCCCACAGCTTTGGTGCTGATATACCGTCCAACAGATTTAGTTGATCCACTGAACTGTACGAACTTTCCACTTGACAGGCGCACCAGGTCCACAACATCTGCATTAACCTGACCCAACACACGGCGTGAGATGACCATCAGTGAACATAAAGACATTTGTCAACAGTCATTGATTAAAACTATTACAGCCAATAGCGAAAACTTACCTCAGCAAAAATAAAGGGAGCGTCATATTTCTTTGTCAGCTCTCCTTCCCTGATGGCCTTCAAAGAGGACGGTCCGCAACAGAAAACACCTGATGGCATCACACATCCAGAGACAGAGTCAGACACAATGCAAGGATTCAGGCCGCGCAAGTCATTCAAGTCAAACTTTGAAGTCAAACTTTCAGAATATGCTCTGACACTGGTTGTGACTTCTTGTAATGTTTAGTTAATCTTCAAAAATGTCGACTGTATTCtcaaaaaatataaatataaataatgtcTCTTTTCATCAACATTTATACTTTATTCTCGACATTTAAACTTGATTCTCAAAATATAAAAGAACTCAATCAAAAGCATAAACAACGTATTACATTTGTGGTGAGGCGGGGTCTATCACTTATTTTTTACTGTTTCAAGAAGTCTCACGATGAGTCATATGAAGGTTTGGCCACAACAACACAACTAACCTATGACTGGTGGCTGAAACTGAAACCTCCATGGTTAGAAATGTGACTAGGCATGCCATTGACTATGACCTATCTTTGTAGCACTTCCAATACAGTTATGGTTGGAGGTATTTCTCATGATGTATGTTTTTGTTCAGCAGTTGGTCTGCCAAGGCAGTCCTTAgtcttatatatattatattgtgtttgttcaaaTGGTGTATGACTGATGGTATGTGTATGTCTCTTAATGTCCACTATGGTtgtatatgtacatgtatgctgaactgcaggacggagtccagaacaaatttccttacggggacaataaagtatatcgtatcgtatcgtatatatgggactttttcagaaacaagtcaaGCAATTGGACATCAAAATAAGAGTTTACCATCACTTGTCTCCTGTGGGGTAGGGTCACTGGTTTGCCAGCCATCAAAGTCTGTCCCCAAATCAGGACGAGTCATCCAGCTGTCCACCCACACATGGAAGTTCCtggtaagataaaggattctGTTACTTGAATGTGGAAAAATCACAAGTACATGTGATCATGGAACATTTTGGAAGACGGAAAAAGTAAAAAAGACGTGTTCAGAAATGACAGTTGTGGTTATGCATGTATTTAAGGTAATATCACTTACCATATCGAATCACCATTTGACATTCTTTCACCATCTTCATCATACAGGTTTTCTATAATCAGGTTAGCGTCAGAGTCGTGAGCCGATCCAAAGTTAGTTACCACTCGACATGGGATGCCCAAGGCCCGGGACACTGGAGGAGGGAGAAGAGTCACACTTCATCAGAGCAGCTGACTAAAGCACATTCTAGACATAGCCAATGTCATCAAAGATACAATTAAAACATCACATAAACATGTCTCAGGAGGTGGAGAGCTTCAAAGCCAAGAGACTAGATTCTAACTTTAGGCATTGCATGGCAGCGGAAGTGTACTGGAGGACGTTATTAAGAAGCAATAGATGGTGTGTCTAAGAAACAAATGCAACAGAAGTCGGGGTAATGTTTCTGTGTTacctgataataataataataataataataataataatacatttaatttatatagtgcTACTCATCTACCAAGACAAATCCTGAAGCGCTTCACAATGTAAGACACTGATAAAATGTAAGggataaaaagtaaaaaatgatTCAGTTAAAAATATAAAGTCagagatagcgataaaaatggcagtaccCAGGTGTACCATGATAAAAGTTTattggaaggcctgccgaaagaagagggtcttcaggccggttttgaagacctcggtggaaggggcagatctcagctgatctgggtgggagttccagaggcgagCGGCAaatgagcagaaggctcggtctcccattgtCCGGAAACGTGTGCGGGGGATGTAGAGTAGAGGAGCGTGGCTGGAGCGGAGAGAGCGGGTAGATGTCTGGGTACGGATGAGGCCACAGAGGTATTTTGGGCTTTGTAGGTCAGGAGCAGAACCTTAAACTGGATCCTGTAGtggactgggagccagtgtagtTGGGAAAGTATGGGGGTTATGTGGGCGGACCTTTTTGAACCGGTGAGAACTCTGGCTGTACTGTTCTGGACAAGTTGCAGACGGTTGATGGATTTGGCTGGGAGAACGGagaggagtgcattgcagtagtctCGTCTTGATAAGACGAGTGCACAGACCAGTTTTTTGGTGTCATCAGTTGAGAGTGAGGGCTTCAGTCGGGAAATATTTTTCAGGTGAAAGAAGGAGGTCTTGGTGATTtgtttgatgtgggcttggAAAGACAGAGTGGAGTCAAACTTTACACCAAGGTTGGTGACAacagaggagagaggaatgaGCTGACCATCGAGGGAGGGGCTGATGTTGGCAGCCTTGGCAAGCTGGTCGGTGGTGCCTATCAGGATTGCCTCCGTCTTGCTGCTGTTGAGCTGGAGGTAGTTGGTGGTCATCCAGGAGCGGATATCTTCCAGGCAGGTGTTTAGGGTGGAGATAGTATTGGTGGGGTTGGGTTGTGTTTTGATATAGACCTGGGTGTTgtcagcatagcagtggaagttgATGTTGTGTTGTCTGATGATatgacccagacgtaatagatAGATTAAAAACAGTATGGGCCTAAGCACTGATCCCTGTGGGACCCCGCATGTCACTGCGGTGTCGTCTGACCTggaaccccccagagacacgtgGTACTTCCGGTTGGTGAGGTAGGAGGAGAACAACTTCAGAGCCGTGTCCGTCACCCTTGTGTAGGTCTCGAGGCGGTGGAGGAGGATGGTATGGTCCACTGTGTCGAAAGCAGCGCTCAGGTCAAGTAGGACCAGGATGCTGGGTGACCCAGAGTCGGCTGCCATCGGCAGGTCGTTGGCTACTGAggagcagtgttgggactaacgcgttacaaagtaacgccgttatttttggcagtaactagtactctaacgcattactttttaaattcagtaactcagttaccctTACTACATGGTgtgttactccgttactgcgttagtttttttatatagtcaacagccaggtgaacagagatgagaactgtacttgagtacagtacttgagtaaatgtacttagatacttcctgtgtcacatgcggagacgggctgttggcgtgtttgtgttgtttaacaAGACTATAAtagcggcggcggagctcaagtctagtttctccacctggagatattctcactatttcacttttgtcgagcacaaagaaaaggacgttttagttaaatgtaagttgtgtcctggcgggtcaaagagcctatctactgcccagaccagtcattcaaatctcttaaaacatctgcaaaaacaacatgctgggacgaagctagtagctaagaccacagagactcagccgacaccactccacctccacctgcacctaagcaacagcggctggattttaaccaagggactgctagccagggaaaagtcgataaagccattgcacggtatgttgtagaacacatgcaggctattgctacagtggagtcacccgctttcagggagctagttagcatgatagcatgtccgggcggcacacggcatatgaaacggaaaactttttccaactacctggagaaagaatatacaaaaatgtaaagccagctaatatcgatgctatccagattgcatataatgcatgtcaagttgatcaacagattgtattattctccaatgcaataacagtactgaaatgaaggctataagggcattaatataatgggagccctttttttaagtaactaaaacgttacttttcacagtaacgcattactttttggtgtaagtaatcagtaaagtaactgagttcctttttaaatgaagtaactagtaatggtaactagttactggttttcagtaactagcacaacactgctgaGGAGTCATAGTAAGCAATTGGTTGATTTAAACCAATGATGTCAACATGAAATGtgaccagtgttgggcaagttacttccaaaatgtaagtaataataagttacattacaattatTACTGTCTCtgtaatgtaatgagttacactacttttatcttactttttagttactttcaccaaaataaccttaAAAGAATGGccaggtattttaaatgctaaaatatagtttagtgcagctcattatacatcacATATACAtgtgaagggcaatgtggtatagcataacaactgtgtaggtaggccattaaggctactaacaacttttaTTACACGGTTTAGTTGAATACTTGCTTCTGATtctaaattcttaacatgtgacacgttgttaatacagtacagaccactgtcaagaactataatgaaggttgctaaggaggatcaagaaagagaaaggaaaagaggttaaaagacagcgcgctggacgtcagataaataagtgtataggtctagcctccatatatctgtgtgtgaaattgttccatcctcaaaaactaaaaactaatactcctgcagtctagctgcagcttctagcaatggTCCTCTGCTCGAAAAAGAGAAAccgaatgtcctgaatgtggcatcacaacATGACTTGagactgaacacagcagacaacaggagtatttacaacagcatataaaaacaaaaatactgcatgtgggtgcacacttattctctgttttactgttacataaatcccaagAATGTATGAGATTAGCTTTATCACATCTCAATCAGTTATTAAGTGAAACGTATCTATCAGgttactatcagcctgtcactcattttcagggagggggcaggGTTTGGTGgaacaaactttacacacgtatttatcatctgaaaatAGCaaaaggacattcatactctgcaatccaataATTGATTAAATctaccaaaaacctgacatggtgccagggccggcccgtagcactggcgttatagatgccAGATGCCAGATCtggggaggcgctgcgctgacagctgagagggaaaaaaacatttttgaccgttggtgctcaacctaattttcggccttgatgtaacaacattcataattaagtaaatgtaacacccttttcaccccggttacacttttcatttgccctgtacgatgggtgctgtaagtgatgaaaatgggggatgttggcttatctggcgcccgcagctcacgccaaagtgcgagcgtgggagcgagcgagagagggaGGGCTTTTCTATTGTACGATTCTCTGGCTGGGgaggcgccagctaaaatctcgcctagggcagcaaattgtctAGAGCCGGCCCTGCAAGGTGCTAACGCGAGTATCTTTTAACACATAAATCCAGGTGTGTCTGAGCCGCAGTGACACGGACTGATTCAGGTGCATTTATTGTCGTCGGATTCTTTTCCACACAGTCTGTTAACCGCAAGCGGCGAGCtatactgaaaagctgcccgcgagctaccaacgtgttggagacccctgcaccAGGTTTaataatctacccgcacaatttttCTCTGGTGTCGAAATGTCTTGCGATGTTAGTGAATTCTTAAAaagcaaaacaccatttaatttcgggttaaaatgtgttgtaacttgtaactgcgttactgagcattgtaacgggtagtaGGCCTATATTACCAAAatgtcattagtaatgcgttacattacttcaatacagaaaaaagtaatacattactgtaactccgttacttttgtaacgcgttacacccaacactgaatGTGACTAGGATGTACCAGAATGTGTCACTCAATATATGCCCAAATCCACCGACAGTCAAACAAGGACTCCCATGCGCGTCATAATGTGCACCAACCTGTGCACGCAAGAGCAGCAAAGACCCAGCATTGTCCGAAGCGGACAGGGCCACTTTCTGTCCACTGGTGCAAGATGTCCCCGCTGCCGATCCACTTTCCTGGATGAACCCCACCTGTAAAGTCCTGCCACTCTCCCACCAGCACACCTCTGTCATTGTTACTGTTGATCTGAGGGTACAGATAGAGGAGGGAGACAAAAGAGGGATAGAAAGAGATAATGAAAATGTTCCCAAAGATTTACATTTTGTCAAGTGACAGCAACACAATATGTTGAAACACCAAGTTTTAGTAGTATGCCCTCAGATTTCTTAAGGATTCCTTGTTATTAATATCATATTTCTCCACACATCCATCATGACAAGATAGGCTCCAAGATAGAGATCTGATCATGTCAGATTacataaacattaaagaaataGATTGACCGTCACTTTATAATTTTTCTATTTGTGTGAGGTCACAATGACCTTGAAATTGGTCCTTTGAGAACCACATTCTAACCAATTACTCCTCGCTACTAATTGGGCATCTGTGCAAAATCGTATTAAATTCCCTCGAGCCGTTCCTCATATATTGCGTTCACGAGAGTGGAACGGACAATCAGTAAAAAAATATGACTCCGTCCACTGCTATCCCCGGCTCTAAGCCATAAAAAACATATTAATCAGTAAtcatttaataaaataatacaaggTCAATCAGATAATCTGCCATTATTCCCTGGGAAGTGTACATAGCAAATCCCACATTTTTTCATTATAAaaatatgtggaacatttgtttccTTCATAGATCCAGAGGGAAGGGACAAAAGAGAAGGACCTCTTATATCCATGCTGTATTAAAGGATGCACGTTTGTACTGATAGATCAGAGCACACAATTCTCTATACTAACAATAAGAGTGAACTAATTAAAGCAAAGAGAAAGTGAACTTTACAAGGAAAATGTGTTTTCATTGTTTGCGTGAGTGCATCCTCACTGTCTTATGTAACTTACATTTAGTGTGACAGTTCATCTGAAACCTGGTACTGATTTATTATATGGTGACAACCACAAGACAAGCAGAAATAGCCCTGATTTCCTAATTTAGCTTTttttgacttgacttgacttgaaaATAACACGGTAACAGACTAAAATGTATCTGTTTTACTGCTCTTTGAAATCACCTTGAAATCAAAGCCgcacaggaagattaaaacTCTTTTCTATTCTGCATCTTTCTATCACAAAAGTTGCCACGGGTGACGAGAACGTTTCCAAAGAGGCAGGGGGTTTTCCTCTTTGTCCTCCCCCCTGCAGGATAATATAACACTCACAGTATAAAGCAGCACACAGAGGTGTATGTGGTTCACCATGGTAATCTTTATCTACTGCACAGCCATTCACAGGCTGGTTAAATGTCGCCCACAGGGAGTCCCTAAAGCCTGGACACATCCTACCATAGCACTCAGCACCCTGGTCACATAGATGGGATTCCTCCTGGCACAGCAGTCCTTGTCGGCATCAGAGATAAATTTGGGGTTGTCATCCAGGATCTTCAGACAGATATCCAGTATTCCTGGTTCAAACTACAGACGGACAAACAATCAGAAGAGAAGGTGTGAGTGGAGCAGCATGTAAGGATTTCTGGCAGCCTCTAAAAGAAGCATTTAGAGATTACAAAGCCTGTGTAAAGTTTACTGAACTTTATTGAAGGGGAAACATTTGACATTTCATGT
This Pseudochaenichthys georgianus chromosome 7, fPseGeo1.2, whole genome shotgun sequence DNA region includes the following protein-coding sequences:
- the LOC117450158 gene encoding protein-glutamine gamma-glutamyltransferase 2-like, whose product is MSQVVDIERYDLDIKRNSSSHHTEQCGKERLIVRRGQPFNITLHLKPGSKEFKPGEESFTLIVETGPLPRKESDTKAAFGLSDSTADNEWSASASYDPSGNSVSVSISSSPNAPIGLYSLTLDQDGQKTSSGQFTLLFNPWCTRDAVYMRSETKRQEYVLAQYGLIYRGAAKRIKGKPWNFGQFEPGILDICLKILDDNPKFISDADKDCCARRNPIYVTRVLSAMINSNNDRGVLVGEWQDFTGGVHPGKWIGSGDILHQWTESGPVRFGQCWVFAALACTVSRALGIPCRVVTNFGSAHDSDANLIIENLYDEDGERMSNGDSIWNFHVWVDSWMTRPDLGTDFDGWQTSDPTPQETSDGVFCCGPSSLKAIREGELTKKYDAPFIFAEVNADVVDLVRLSSGKFVQFSGSTKSVGRYISTKAVGSDDRHDITHQYKYLEGSKEERQVYEKAQHHNKLLQRGEEPGLHLKIKLADNMIVGSDFEVHAILTNNCVDARICTFLFFAKAVGYNGKLGDSCGFTSDKVEVPSGEERRMSLRLEYERYGSAITSDRLIQVSAITIDKQITNYHKAEKTIVLDEPEIHIKLLGEATVRQNVTASLTLLNPLPEPLQDCSFTVEGVGLTEGKPLTARIEAVGPKQEAKASFEFSPTSAGPCVLLVNFDSDKLKNILSSINVVVKESASTEANTV